One genomic region from Ruegeria sp. TM1040 encodes:
- the tmk gene encoding dTMP kinase, translated as MTQNQGSGLFLTFEGIDGSGKSSQCRLLAEHLRGLGREVVLTREPGGSEGAEEIRRLVLEGDPDRWSAETEILLFTAARRDHLERTILPALSAGKVVICDRFADSTRMYQGLSRGDLRATVDELHALMIGREPDVTILIDMDPETGLARAKGRQGTEERFEDFGLALQEKMRAGFLALADEFADRFRIVDGARDMDAVAADVARIVEAELEQRV; from the coding sequence GTGACCCAAAACCAAGGCTCCGGCCTCTTTCTGACCTTCGAAGGCATCGACGGGTCGGGTAAATCGTCTCAATGCCGCCTGCTGGCGGAGCATTTGCGCGGGCTGGGCCGCGAGGTCGTGCTGACGCGTGAACCGGGCGGATCAGAGGGCGCCGAGGAAATTCGCCGTCTCGTGCTGGAGGGCGACCCGGACCGCTGGTCGGCAGAGACGGAAATCCTATTGTTCACAGCGGCGCGGCGCGACCATCTGGAGCGGACGATCCTGCCTGCGCTTTCGGCAGGCAAGGTTGTCATCTGCGACCGGTTCGCGGATTCCACCCGCATGTATCAGGGGCTTTCGCGCGGGGACCTGCGTGCCACCGTGGACGAGCTTCATGCGCTGATGATCGGGCGGGAGCCAGATGTGACGATCCTCATTGATATGGATCCCGAAACCGGTCTTGCGCGGGCCAAGGGGCGTCAGGGCACCGAAGAGCGTTTTGAGGATTTTGGCCTCGCATTACAGGAAAAAATGCGGGCGGGGTTCTTGGCGCTCGCCGATGAATTTGCTGACCGTTTCCGCATTGTGGATGGCGCCCGTGATATGGATGCGGTTGCAGCGGATGTTGCGCGCATTGTCGAGGCGGAGCTGGAACAGCGCGTATGA
- a CDS encoding DNA polymerase III subunit delta', with protein sequence MSEVDDLPRADQAEGAPHPRETAHLFGHAEAEAEFLSAFSSERLHHAWLIMGPRGVGKATLAWRIARFLLATPPVEDDGLFGAPPPPQSLDVAPDHPVSHRILALAEPGLAAITRSYNDKGRLRDQIVVDDIRVLNRFFGLSSAEGGRRVVIVDSADEMNVNAANALLKMLEEPPARTTLLLISHQPSRLLPTIRSRCRTLRLGPLAPDDMQTALEQAGAALPDDPTYLAALAAGSVGAAMRLLSLDGMKLYGELLAIVDSLPRLDRQRAMALAEKAAARGGAERFELMLTLLDVLLVRLARTGATGLAPTPEAAPNEGAILTRLSPNPQRARAWADLAATVTERTRHGQAVNLDPAALVLDTVFKMQDTASR encoded by the coding sequence ATGAGCGAAGTTGATGACCTTCCCCGTGCCGATCAGGCCGAAGGCGCCCCCCATCCGCGGGAAACGGCGCATCTCTTTGGACATGCGGAGGCCGAAGCGGAGTTCCTTAGCGCTTTCTCGTCAGAGCGTCTGCATCATGCCTGGCTGATTATGGGTCCGCGCGGAGTGGGCAAGGCGACCTTGGCCTGGCGCATCGCACGCTTCCTGCTGGCAACGCCTCCGGTGGAGGATGACGGTCTCTTTGGGGCACCTCCGCCGCCACAGAGCCTTGATGTTGCTCCCGATCATCCAGTGAGCCATCGCATTCTGGCCCTGGCAGAGCCAGGATTGGCGGCAATTACCCGCAGCTACAACGATAAGGGCCGTTTGCGCGATCAGATCGTGGTCGATGACATTCGTGTTCTGAACCGGTTCTTTGGCCTGTCTTCTGCAGAGGGCGGTCGCCGTGTCGTGATTGTCGACAGCGCTGACGAAATGAACGTTAACGCGGCCAATGCATTGCTCAAGATGCTTGAGGAGCCGCCCGCCCGCACCACGCTCTTGTTGATTTCGCATCAGCCTTCGCGCTTGCTGCCTACGATCCGGTCACGGTGCCGGACGTTGCGTCTTGGGCCCTTGGCGCCAGATGACATGCAGACTGCGCTTGAACAGGCTGGAGCCGCACTTCCCGATGATCCGACCTATCTTGCGGCGCTTGCGGCCGGGTCGGTGGGGGCTGCAATGAGGCTGCTGTCACTGGACGGAATGAAGCTCTATGGTGAGCTACTTGCGATCGTTGACAGCCTGCCGCGCCTTGATCGCCAGAGGGCTATGGCGCTCGCGGAAAAAGCAGCCGCGCGTGGTGGCGCAGAACGGTTTGAGCTCATGCTGACCCTTCTGGATGTGCTGCTCGTTCGGTTGGCCCGAACCGGGGCCACGGGGCTTGCGCCAACACCGGAAGCGGCCCCAAACGAAGGTGCGATCCTGACCCGGTTGTCGCCAAACCCGCAGCGGGCGCGCGCCTGGGCCGATCTTGCAGCGACAGTGACAGAGCGCACACGCCACGGTCAGGCCGTGAACCTTGACCCTGCGGCGCTCGTCCTAGATACGGTGTTCAAGATGCAGGACACCGCGTCGCGCTGA
- a CDS encoding TatD family hydrolase, with protein sequence MTTPQITDSHCHLDFPDFEGELPEVLARAAEAGVTRMVTICTKLKNEAAVRALAEKYEPVFYAAGTHPMSAADEPLVSVEELVALAQHPKFVGIGETGLDYHYTADSAEIQKRSLSIHIEAAQETGLPLIIHARAADDDMARILREAYAVKEYSCVMHCFSSSASLGRAALDLGFYLSMSGIAAFPKSQELRDIFAEAPIDRVLVETDSPYLAPPPYRGKRNEPAYTAHTAKVGAEVFGLEYAEFAARTQENFDRLFWKAAQYEAAA encoded by the coding sequence ATGACGACCCCGCAGATTACAGATAGCCATTGCCACCTCGATTTCCCTGATTTCGAGGGAGAACTCCCCGAGGTTCTGGCGCGCGCGGCGGAGGCAGGCGTCACCCGTATGGTGACTATCTGTACCAAGCTCAAAAACGAAGCCGCCGTGCGTGCGCTCGCTGAGAAGTATGAACCAGTATTCTACGCCGCCGGAACTCATCCCATGAGCGCCGCGGACGAACCTCTGGTCTCGGTCGAGGAATTGGTAGCCCTCGCGCAGCATCCAAAATTCGTTGGCATCGGCGAGACGGGCTTGGATTACCACTACACGGCCGACAGCGCCGAGATCCAGAAACGCAGCCTCTCGATTCACATCGAGGCGGCGCAGGAAACCGGATTGCCGCTTATTATCCACGCCCGGGCCGCGGATGACGATATGGCGCGAATCCTTCGCGAGGCCTATGCCGTAAAGGAATACTCCTGCGTTATGCATTGCTTCTCGTCCTCCGCATCACTTGGACGTGCAGCGCTGGATCTTGGGTTTTATCTCTCGATGTCCGGGATCGCGGCTTTCCCCAAGAGCCAAGAGCTGCGCGATATTTTTGCCGAAGCACCCATTGATCGCGTTTTGGTGGAAACCGACAGCCCCTATCTCGCACCGCCGCCCTATCGCGGCAAACGCAATGAACCGGCCTATACAGCGCATACGGCCAAGGTCGGAGCCGAGGTCTTTGGTCTCGAATACGCCGAGTTCGCGGCCCGTACACAGGAAAACTTTGACCGGCTGTTCTGGAAGGCCGCGCAATATGAGGCCGCTGCCTGA
- a CDS encoding MBL fold metallo-hydrolase, whose product MPTLRCTILGCGSSGGVPRLGGHWGDCDPKNPKNTRRRCSMLVEQDGPDGTTTVLIDTSPDMRSQLLDAGVGRLDAVVYTHPHADHVHGIDDLRMVVFNMRERIPVYADAPTKADLLDRFGYAFIQPEGSSYPPILEMRDIEGAFTISGAGGSIPFLPFLVEHGAIDALGFRIGDLAYLPDVAKIPEPVVPVLEGLECWIIDALRRTPHPTHFSYQDALSWIDRMQPARAVLTNMHIDLDYDTVEAETPDHITPAFDGMVIHSDY is encoded by the coding sequence ATGCCAACCCTGCGCTGCACGATCCTTGGTTGCGGGTCCTCCGGCGGTGTGCCGCGTCTTGGCGGCCATTGGGGCGATTGCGACCCCAAGAACCCCAAGAACACCCGCCGCCGCTGCTCCATGCTGGTGGAGCAAGACGGTCCGGATGGCACCACAACAGTGTTGATCGACACCAGTCCCGACATGCGCAGTCAGTTGTTGGATGCAGGAGTCGGGCGGCTGGATGCGGTGGTTTACACGCATCCCCATGCGGACCACGTCCATGGGATCGACGATTTGCGCATGGTTGTCTTCAACATGCGCGAACGTATCCCCGTCTATGCTGATGCGCCGACCAAAGCCGATCTCCTGGATCGTTTTGGCTATGCGTTTATCCAGCCTGAAGGGTCGAGCTACCCACCCATTCTGGAGATGCGTGATATCGAGGGCGCCTTTACGATTTCGGGCGCTGGTGGCAGCATCCCGTTCCTGCCGTTTCTGGTCGAACACGGCGCAATCGATGCGCTTGGGTTCCGGATCGGGGACCTCGCCTATCTGCCGGATGTCGCCAAGATTCCCGAGCCGGTGGTGCCGGTGCTCGAAGGACTGGAATGCTGGATCATCGACGCATTGCGACGTACGCCGCATCCAACGCATTTCTCATATCAGGATGCTTTGTCGTGGATTGATCGCATGCAGCCTGCGCGCGCAGTTCTGACGAATATGCATATTGATCTGGATTATGACACGGTCGAGGCCGAAACCCCCGATCACATCACGCCCGCCTTTGATGGCATGGTGATCCATAGCGATTATTAA
- a CDS encoding AEC family transporter, with the protein MIFNLINVVLPVFVVVGIGYGLTLRGVFQQVQIDGLMKFAQGVAIPFLLFRAMAGIDLQSGFDPRLLISFYTGAAICFFAGFMGARVFFKRDWEDCVAIGFCCLFSNSVLLGLPITERAFGPDALVGNYAIIAFHSPFCYALGITAMEIIRNRGQGGLRTATSVFRSIFKNNLILAILAGFAVNLSGLSVPEPVDDALALVAKAGLPTALFALGGIMVQYRPEGDLRTIAMVCCIALLLHPAIVYALGSALDVRQDLFRSGVLNAAMAPGVNGYIFANMYGRAKRVAASSVLIATASSVVTVLLWLTLLS; encoded by the coding sequence ATGATTTTCAATCTTATCAATGTCGTCCTGCCTGTCTTTGTGGTCGTCGGCATCGGGTATGGGCTCACTCTTCGCGGGGTGTTTCAGCAGGTCCAGATCGACGGTTTAATGAAATTCGCCCAAGGGGTCGCGATCCCCTTTCTGCTATTTCGCGCCATGGCGGGGATCGACCTCCAATCCGGCTTTGATCCGCGCTTGCTGATCAGTTTTTACACTGGCGCGGCGATTTGTTTCTTCGCCGGGTTTATGGGTGCGCGTGTGTTTTTCAAGCGCGATTGGGAAGACTGCGTCGCCATTGGCTTTTGTTGCCTGTTTTCAAACTCTGTTCTTTTGGGGCTGCCGATCACAGAACGCGCCTTCGGTCCCGATGCTCTGGTAGGGAATTACGCGATTATCGCGTTTCACTCGCCGTTCTGCTATGCGCTTGGCATCACCGCGATGGAGATTATCCGCAATCGCGGGCAAGGGGGACTGCGTACGGCCACATCCGTGTTCCGGTCAATTTTCAAGAACAACCTGATCCTCGCCATACTGGCGGGGTTTGCGGTAAATCTCTCGGGATTGAGCGTGCCCGAACCCGTCGATGATGCGCTGGCACTGGTGGCCAAGGCGGGTCTGCCCACGGCGCTTTTTGCGCTTGGTGGGATCATGGTGCAGTACCGACCCGAAGGGGATCTGCGCACCATTGCGATGGTCTGCTGTATTGCGTTGCTTTTGCATCCGGCCATCGTCTACGCGCTCGGATCTGCATTGGATGTGCGCCAGGATCTCTTCCGCTCGGGCGTCCTGAATGCGGCCATGGCGCCGGGCGTCAATGGCTATATCTTTGCCAATATGTACGGGCGGGCCAAACGTGTTGCGGCGTCTTCGGTCTTGATTGCGACCGCCTCAAGCGTTGTGACCGTGCTCCTTTGGCTGACGTTGCTCAGCTGA
- a CDS encoding peroxiredoxin: MFAGQKLPQVTFRTRVRDDSIEGPNPFRWQDMTTADYFAGKRVILFSLPGAFTPTCSTYQLPGFENGFEDFKAEGIDEIYCMSVNDSFVMNKWAEAQGIKNVKVIPDGSGEFTRKVGMLVAKDNLGFGMRSWRYAAIINDGVVEAWFEEPGRDDNHAEDPYGESAPENLLKHLKEKVSEAA; the protein is encoded by the coding sequence ATGTTTGCTGGACAAAAACTCCCCCAGGTGACCTTCCGTACCCGTGTTCGCGACGACAGCATCGAGGGCCCAAACCCGTTCCGCTGGCAGGACATGACCACTGCAGATTACTTCGCGGGCAAGCGCGTGATCCTGTTCTCGCTGCCGGGCGCGTTCACCCCGACTTGCTCGACCTACCAGCTGCCCGGTTTTGAGAACGGGTTTGAGGATTTCAAGGCTGAAGGCATCGACGAAATCTACTGCATGTCCGTCAACGACAGCTTTGTGATGAACAAATGGGCCGAAGCGCAGGGCATCAAGAACGTCAAAGTGATCCCCGACGGCTCTGGCGAATTCACCCGTAAAGTGGGCATGCTGGTCGCCAAGGACAACCTCGGCTTTGGCATGCGTTCCTGGCGCTATGCAGCCATCATCAACGATGGGGTTGTAGAAGCGTGGTTCGAAGAGCCGGGCCGCGATGACAACCACGCAGAAGATCCGTATGGCGAATCCGCGCCCGAGAACCTGCTGAAGCACCTCAAGGAAAAAGTCTCCGAAGCGGCCTGA
- a CDS encoding M20 family metallopeptidase yields MSRESALSRASRYFEAGDFQSDLAHLVTYRSESQNTAPEARMECRRYLEEAMLPRLRALGFDCEIIDNPDPTGGPLLIGERREGEALPTILTYGHGDAVLGQEGRWREGLEPWVLVEEGDRLYGRGTADNKGQHLINIAALEAVLAERGHLGFNTRIVIEMSEEVGSVGLPDVFRAYKDRLTADVLIASDGPRLQPDVPTMFMGSRGGTTFDLVVETHEGAHHSGNWGGLLSDPAMILAHALACITDVRGQIKVPEWRPDSLTENVRMALRDLPVAGGQGPAVNPDWGEEDLTPAERVFGWNSFTVLAMVSGVPEAPVNAISGWARATCQLRYVVGTDPEDVVPALRRHLDAHGFESVEIRCHERGFFAATRLDPDHPWAQFVGESIRRTSGALHVLPNLAGSLPNDSFTDILEVPTIWVPHSYRGCSQHAPNEHVLKSVYHDALRVMAGVFWDLGEQGGPLA; encoded by the coding sequence ATGAGCCGCGAATCCGCTCTTTCCCGCGCCAGCCGCTATTTTGAGGCAGGAGATTTCCAGTCCGATCTGGCGCATCTTGTCACCTATCGAAGCGAAAGCCAGAACACCGCGCCCGAGGCGCGCATGGAATGTCGGCGCTATCTCGAAGAGGCAATGCTGCCGCGGCTGCGTGCGCTCGGATTTGATTGCGAGATCATCGACAATCCCGACCCGACCGGCGGTCCCCTGCTGATTGGTGAGCGGCGCGAAGGCGAGGCACTCCCCACCATACTGACCTACGGGCACGGTGACGCAGTGCTGGGACAAGAAGGACGCTGGCGCGAGGGGCTAGAGCCCTGGGTGCTCGTCGAAGAAGGCGATCGCCTCTATGGTCGCGGCACCGCCGACAACAAGGGTCAACACCTGATCAACATCGCAGCGCTCGAAGCCGTTCTTGCAGAACGCGGCCACCTCGGCTTCAACACGCGCATTGTCATTGAAATGAGCGAAGAAGTTGGTTCAGTCGGCCTGCCCGACGTGTTCAGAGCCTACAAGGACCGGCTCACAGCAGATGTTCTCATCGCCTCTGATGGCCCCCGGCTGCAGCCCGACGTGCCAACCATGTTCATGGGTTCGCGCGGGGGCACGACATTTGATCTTGTGGTTGAAACGCATGAGGGTGCGCATCATTCGGGCAATTGGGGCGGGCTTTTGTCGGACCCGGCCATGATCCTCGCACATGCGCTGGCCTGTATCACCGATGTGCGCGGCCAGATCAAAGTGCCCGAATGGCGCCCGGATAGTCTTACCGAGAATGTGCGCATGGCGCTTCGAGACCTCCCTGTCGCGGGAGGACAGGGGCCAGCGGTGAACCCCGACTGGGGCGAAGAAGACCTGACCCCGGCAGAGCGCGTCTTTGGCTGGAACAGCTTTACGGTTCTGGCGATGGTTTCGGGTGTGCCAGAAGCGCCTGTCAATGCGATCTCGGGTTGGGCGCGCGCGACGTGTCAGTTGCGATACGTTGTCGGCACCGACCCGGAGGACGTGGTGCCCGCATTGCGGCGCCATTTGGACGCGCATGGCTTCGAGAGCGTCGAAATCCGCTGCCACGAACGAGGCTTTTTTGCCGCAACCCGTCTGGACCCCGATCACCCTTGGGCGCAGTTCGTTGGAGAGTCGATCCGCAGGACTTCTGGTGCGCTGCATGTGCTTCCAAACCTTGCAGGCTCTTTGCCAAATGACAGCTTCACCGACATCCTGGAGGTGCCGACAATTTGGGTGCCTCATTCCTACAGAGGCTGTTCGCAGCATGCGCCAAACGAACACGTATTGAAATCTGTATACCACGACGCGTTGAGAGTGATGGCCGGAGTCTTCTGGGACCTTGGCGAACAGGGCGGACCACTCGCCTGA
- a CDS encoding gamma-glutamyltransferase family protein encodes MSALSQTQITRKYVIETAGGVVASQHRQAAEAGAAVLRAGGDAVDAAVATSFVVGVLEPWMSGPAGGGAAVHWRADTGEAVAINFGMRSPKGLDLANYPLSGDGKAGDLFPWERVVDDRNVEGATAIAVPGTVDGIGQAHARWGRMSWAELLAPAIAHAKEGMLVDWYAALMIASTARNLARDPDAAALFLDDGVWPKGSGWTAVPDNRLDQSRMADSLAHIAQHGPRAFYEGDLAQAMARDVQDKGGCLSADDLAGYRAWMGNARPVSYRNAQFHVMPGLTAGPTFARVLEQLESADLSTPASAYVAYARALDRAYAERLGKMGDDGEVPEAPGCTTHFSVVDRDGNMVSHTQTLLSIFGSRVVSPATGFLMNNGIMWFDPEQGRPNSLAPGKACLMNVCPILGETVDTRFAFGASGGRKIVSAVSQLASFVVDGEMDIEAAFHTPRIDMSGGEQIIADETLPPEVLGALNAEKPTVPTRRTVSPYAFACPAGVMRKDGKNSGCTEVMSPWGDAITEGQT; translated from the coding sequence ATGAGCGCTCTCTCACAAACGCAAATTACCCGGAAATACGTCATTGAAACCGCAGGCGGTGTGGTCGCCTCTCAACATCGACAAGCCGCCGAAGCAGGCGCAGCCGTTCTGCGTGCAGGGGGCGATGCGGTGGATGCAGCAGTGGCGACCTCTTTTGTTGTAGGCGTATTGGAGCCATGGATGAGTGGTCCGGCGGGCGGCGGCGCAGCGGTTCACTGGCGCGCAGACACCGGTGAGGCCGTTGCGATCAACTTTGGCATGCGCTCGCCCAAGGGGCTGGATCTTGCGAACTATCCGCTTTCGGGTGACGGCAAGGCCGGCGACCTCTTTCCTTGGGAACGCGTGGTCGACGACCGCAACGTCGAAGGCGCCACCGCGATCGCTGTCCCGGGCACCGTGGATGGCATCGGTCAGGCACACGCCCGTTGGGGAAGGATGTCCTGGGCAGAGCTCCTGGCGCCGGCCATCGCTCATGCCAAAGAGGGCATGCTGGTGGATTGGTACGCGGCGCTGATGATTGCCTCGACCGCACGTAATCTGGCGCGCGACCCGGATGCGGCAGCGCTGTTTCTGGACGATGGGGTCTGGCCCAAAGGCTCTGGCTGGACTGCCGTTCCCGACAATCGCCTCGATCAAAGCCGGATGGCTGACTCGCTTGCGCATATCGCGCAACACGGCCCGCGCGCGTTTTACGAAGGTGATCTTGCGCAGGCGATGGCCCGCGATGTCCAAGACAAAGGCGGCTGCCTCTCGGCAGATGACCTCGCGGGGTATCGGGCCTGGATGGGGAATGCACGCCCCGTGAGCTATCGCAACGCACAGTTTCATGTGATGCCTGGGCTAACGGCAGGCCCCACGTTCGCGCGTGTCCTCGAGCAGCTTGAGTCGGCGGATCTCTCAACACCCGCGTCGGCCTATGTCGCCTACGCCCGCGCCCTCGATCGCGCTTATGCGGAACGTCTTGGAAAGATGGGCGATGATGGCGAAGTGCCGGAGGCCCCGGGCTGCACCACGCATTTTTCGGTGGTGGATCGCGACGGCAATATGGTCAGCCATACCCAGACACTCTTGTCGATCTTTGGCAGCCGCGTGGTGTCGCCTGCAACCGGCTTTCTGATGAACAACGGCATCATGTGGTTTGATCCCGAACAGGGGCGTCCAAACTCGCTTGCGCCGGGCAAGGCCTGCCTGATGAACGTCTGCCCAATCCTGGGCGAGACGGTCGACACGCGCTTTGCTTTTGGCGCATCCGGAGGGCGCAAGATCGTCTCCGCCGTCTCTCAGTTGGCGTCTTTCGTGGTCGATGGCGAAATGGATATAGAAGCGGCCTTTCACACGCCCCGCATCGACATGTCCGGAGGCGAGCAGATCATCGCTGATGAGACCCTCCCACCGGAGGTGCTGGGCGCGCTCAACGCAGAAAAACCGACCGTTCCAACGCGTCGCACCGTGTCTCCCTATGCGTTTGCCTGCCCTGCCGGTGTCATGCGCAAGGACGGCAAGAACAGCGGCTGCACTGAAGTCATGTCGCCGTGGGGCGATGCAATCACCGAGGGTCAAACATGA
- a CDS encoding ABC transporter ATP-binding protein — translation MSDVLTLNGVTKTYSVKQGLFGARKPLTAVNNVSLSLGKGEVLGLVGESGCGKSTLAKLLLGLEKPTSGQVLVDGAPMDALDRRALAGRLQPIFQDPYSSLNPRKSIYDLISLPLRVHKIGDSTSQRKAVKEMLDVVGLPQRVMNTYPSQMSGGQRQRVAIARALVMKPEIVICDEPTSALDVSVQSQILNLLGDLRREFGLTYLFISHDLAVVEHLATRVAVMYLGRIVEEAPVAELFETPKHPYTRALLSSVLTPEPGLGVPETALGTAYPNPIAPPSGCAFHPRCPLATAHCKTQAPRTIATAQGRVECHYEDPDSPMPRKDAA, via the coding sequence ATGAGTGATGTTCTGACCCTGAATGGGGTGACTAAAACCTACAGCGTCAAACAGGGTCTGTTCGGCGCACGAAAGCCGCTCACAGCGGTGAATAACGTCTCACTCTCACTGGGCAAGGGAGAGGTCCTGGGCCTCGTGGGAGAGTCGGGGTGCGGCAAATCCACCCTCGCCAAGCTTTTGCTTGGACTGGAAAAACCCACCTCGGGTCAGGTACTTGTGGACGGCGCGCCAATGGACGCGCTGGATCGTCGCGCCCTCGCGGGTCGGCTTCAGCCCATATTTCAGGACCCCTACTCCTCACTCAATCCGCGCAAATCCATCTATGATCTGATCTCTTTGCCCCTGCGCGTACACAAGATTGGCGACAGCACCAGCCAGCGCAAGGCTGTGAAAGAGATGCTGGATGTGGTCGGCCTGCCGCAACGGGTCATGAACACATACCCAAGCCAAATGTCTGGTGGCCAGCGTCAGCGCGTTGCCATTGCCCGTGCCTTGGTGATGAAGCCGGAAATCGTCATCTGCGATGAACCCACCTCCGCGCTGGATGTTTCCGTGCAAAGCCAGATCCTGAACCTGCTCGGCGACCTCAGGCGCGAGTTTGGCCTCACCTATCTGTTCATCAGCCACGATCTCGCGGTTGTTGAACACCTGGCGACGCGGGTGGCGGTGATGTATCTCGGGCGTATTGTCGAAGAAGCCCCGGTGGCCGAACTATTCGAGACGCCCAAACACCCCTATACCCGCGCGCTCCTGAGCTCGGTCCTCACCCCAGAGCCGGGACTGGGTGTGCCGGAAACAGCGCTTGGCACCGCCTATCCAAACCCGATCGCCCCTCCTTCGGGGTGCGCCTTTCATCCACGGTGTCCGTTGGCAACGGCGCATTGCAAAACGCAGGCTCCCCGCACAATCGCGACTGCGCAAGGGCGTGTGGAATGCCACTATGAAGATCCCGACAGCCCGATGCCGCGAAAGGATGCAGCATGA